A window of the Streptomyces albireticuli genome harbors these coding sequences:
- a CDS encoding LLM class flavin-dependent oxidoreductase: MPAPTRPTRPLHLSVALDRLAGHGAEPYLSAARLAERGRLDFVTLGDSLGPPHRGTSRLDALAVLARIAPATERIGLVPTVTTTHTEPFHVSSAVSTLDWVSRGRAGWTVDVSADEATARHFGRRAAAPAAELWREAGEVADVVTRLWDSWEDDAEIRDTATGRFIDRDKLHYVDFEGTGFSVRGPSIVPRPPQGHPVTAVDATDPLPRAVAAAHADLAFLRVPRHGDGTRALRAARDDLRRRARDAGRGEELPLVVASLSVALYAAADAVALADLAGAWYADGLVDGLHLRPEDPGRDLALLVDGTVPVLQHRGLLRSFYPGGTLREHLCLPRPANRYARVRTEGAA, encoded by the coding sequence ATGCCCGCACCGACCCGGCCCACCCGGCCCCTCCACCTGTCCGTCGCCCTCGACCGTCTCGCGGGCCACGGCGCCGAGCCCTACCTGAGCGCCGCCCGCCTCGCCGAGCGCGGCAGGCTGGACTTCGTCACCCTCGGCGACAGCCTCGGCCCGCCCCACCGGGGCACGAGCCGCCTGGACGCCCTCGCCGTCCTCGCCCGGATCGCCCCCGCCACCGAGCGCATCGGCCTGGTGCCGACCGTCACCACCACGCACACCGAGCCCTTCCACGTCTCCTCCGCCGTCTCCACCCTGGACTGGGTGAGCCGCGGCCGGGCCGGCTGGACCGTGGACGTCTCGGCGGACGAGGCCACGGCCCGGCACTTCGGCCGCCGCGCCGCCGCGCCCGCCGCCGAACTCTGGCGCGAGGCCGGCGAGGTCGCCGACGTCGTCACCCGGCTCTGGGACAGCTGGGAGGACGACGCCGAGATACGCGACACCGCCACCGGACGCTTCATCGACCGCGACAAGCTCCACTACGTCGACTTCGAGGGCACCGGCTTCTCCGTCCGCGGCCCCTCCATCGTGCCCCGCCCGCCCCAGGGGCACCCGGTCACCGCCGTGGACGCCACCGACCCGCTGCCCCGCGCGGTCGCCGCCGCCCACGCGGACCTCGCCTTCCTGCGCGTCCCGCGCCACGGCGACGGCACCCGCGCGCTCCGCGCCGCCCGCGACGACCTGCGCCGCCGGGCCCGGGACGCGGGCCGGGGCGAGGAGCTCCCCCTCGTCGTCGCCTCCCTGTCCGTCGCGCTGTACGCGGCCGCCGACGCCGTCGCCCTCGCCGACCTGGCGGGCGCCTGGTACGCGGACGGCCTCGTCGACGGCCTCCACCTCCGGCCCGAGGACCCCGGCCGGGACCTCGCCCTCCTCGTCGACGGGACCGTGCCCGTGCTCCAGCACCGGGGCCTGCTGCGCTCCTTCTACCCGGGCGGCACGCTCCGCGAGCACCTGTGCCTGCCGCGCCCCGCCAACCGCTACGCACGCGTCCGCACCGAGGGGGCCGCATGA
- a CDS encoding FAD/NAD(P)-binding protein gives MPARPAVPSASSRTPVIPGGNGSPPASPPVPSLVVIGAGPRGTGIVGRLAANAPELLAGRRLDLHLVDPYPPGGGRIWRDRQSPLLWMNSTAEDVTMYDDASVVHEGPRRPGPSLAEWAAQIRDGTRPADGLDDATAREARALTGRSFAGRRLQSAYLRSVYEEAVAALPPGITVHEHRRRALGVTAAPDGRRHVRLAGRSAPLAADVVVLALGHLPSRPDAEQRALTAFAARHGLTYLPPDFTADSDLSALRPGAPVLVRGFGLAFVDLMVLLTEGRGGRWGEDRAGDPVYHPSGREPVLHVGSRRGVPYRSKIGYSWRGERPPLPRFLGPAEIARLRRRPGPLDFDRDLWPLIEKELGFAHYHRLFTAHPERTRLGWPAFEARYAACAPGGAGLLALVASAVPDPADRLDLAALDHPLAGRRFPDQESLQDGLRAHIEADLARRHDRRHSPDLAVFLGLLSVYGQLAQLGDVGPWWHGFFSYLASGPPGPRLRQLLALSRAGVVRFAGAGLTVTADHERGLFRAHSTAVPGRYTEATALVEARLPAPTVDRSADPLLRALRAEAAVTPAGLLAVDPDDGRVLDPAGRSHARLFALGPHTDARATGAFARPGTNAPAFRQNDATARAALRTLRALSDRTAAPGT, from the coding sequence ATGCCCGCGCGCCCGGCGGTACCGTCCGCCTCCTCCCGCACCCCCGTGATCCCCGGCGGAAACGGTTCTCCCCCCGCCTCACCCCCTGTCCCCTCGCTCGTCGTCATCGGCGCCGGCCCCCGGGGCACCGGCATCGTCGGACGCCTCGCCGCCAACGCCCCCGAGCTCCTCGCGGGCCGGCGCCTCGACCTCCACCTCGTCGACCCCTACCCGCCCGGCGGCGGCCGGATCTGGCGCGACCGCCAGTCCCCGCTGCTGTGGATGAACTCCACGGCCGAGGACGTCACGATGTACGACGACGCCTCCGTCGTGCACGAGGGCCCCCGCCGCCCCGGCCCCTCCCTCGCCGAGTGGGCCGCCCAGATCCGCGACGGCACCCGCCCCGCGGACGGCCTCGACGACGCGACGGCCCGCGAGGCCCGCGCGCTCACCGGGCGGAGCTTCGCCGGCAGACGGCTCCAGAGCGCCTACCTCCGCTCGGTGTACGAGGAGGCCGTGGCCGCCCTGCCGCCCGGGATCACCGTCCACGAACACCGCCGCCGGGCCCTCGGCGTCACCGCCGCGCCGGACGGGCGGCGGCACGTCCGCCTGGCGGGCCGGTCCGCCCCGCTGGCCGCCGACGTCGTCGTCCTCGCCCTCGGCCATCTCCCCAGCCGCCCCGACGCCGAACAGCGCGCCCTGACCGCCTTCGCCGCCCGGCACGGACTCACCTACCTGCCGCCTGACTTCACCGCCGACAGCGACCTGAGCGCCCTCCGCCCCGGCGCACCGGTCCTCGTGCGCGGCTTCGGCCTCGCCTTCGTCGACCTCATGGTGCTGCTGACCGAGGGCCGCGGCGGCCGCTGGGGCGAGGACCGCGCCGGCGATCCCGTCTACCACCCCTCCGGCCGCGAACCCGTCCTCCACGTCGGATCCCGGCGCGGTGTCCCGTACCGCTCGAAGATCGGCTACTCCTGGCGGGGCGAACGGCCCCCGCTGCCGCGCTTCCTCGGCCCCGCCGAGATCGCCCGGCTGCGCCGCCGCCCCGGCCCCCTCGACTTCGACCGCGACCTGTGGCCCCTGATCGAGAAGGAGCTGGGATTCGCCCACTACCACCGGCTGTTCACCGCGCACCCCGAGCGCACCCGCCTCGGCTGGCCCGCCTTCGAGGCCCGCTACGCCGCCTGCGCCCCCGGCGGCGCCGGGCTCCTCGCCCTCGTCGCCTCGGCCGTGCCCGACCCGGCCGACCGGCTCGACCTCGCCGCCCTCGACCACCCCCTGGCCGGACGGCGCTTCCCCGACCAGGAGTCGCTCCAGGACGGCCTGCGCGCCCACATCGAGGCCGACCTCGCCCGCCGCCACGACCGCCGGCACAGCCCCGACCTCGCCGTCTTCCTCGGTCTGCTCTCCGTCTACGGACAGCTCGCCCAGCTCGGCGACGTGGGCCCCTGGTGGCACGGCTTCTTCAGCTACCTGGCCTCCGGCCCGCCCGGTCCCCGGCTGCGTCAGCTCCTCGCCCTCTCCCGGGCCGGCGTGGTGCGCTTCGCCGGCGCCGGCCTGACCGTGACCGCCGACCACGAGCGCGGGCTGTTCCGCGCCCACAGCACCGCCGTCCCCGGGCGGTACACCGAGGCCACCGCCCTCGTCGAGGCCCGGCTGCCCGCGCCGACCGTCGACCGCTCCGCCGACCCGCTGCTGCGCGCCCTGCGCGCCGAGGCCGCGGTCACCCCCGCCGGGCTGCTCGCCGTCGACCCCGACGACGGCCGCGTACTCGACCCCGCCGGCCGCTCGCACGCCCGCCTGTTCGCCCTCGGCCCGCACACCGACGCCCGCGCCACCGGAGCCTTCGCCCGGCCGGGCACCAACGCCCCCGCCTTCCGGCAGAACGACGCCACCGCCCGCGCCGCCCTCAGGACGCTCCGCGCCCTGTCCGACCGGACGGCGGCGCCCGGCACCTGA